TGCCAACTGCCGCAGGCGTGGGAATGATTGGCGCACCAGCCCAGGAGATCAATTTCTTGTATCCTGGCGCTTGCGCCATCACATGCTCCAGGAACAAGTCGTGAATCTTATGCCGTGCGGGCATGAGGTTTTCTTGTTCTAAGATTGGCCGGATATTGTCAGCAATCGATAAGGCGGTTTTGTCTCCCAAGATTTGCTGCACGTGCTGACGCGCATCTTTGTTGCCCGCATAGATAATGGGCAGTTGATAGCCAATACCAAGGCGCGGGCGCGGATCAGCCGCAGCAATGTATTCAGCAATTTCGACGACATGGGGAATCGTGCCGCCGTCAGTGCCGCCCGCAAGTAAGATCATATCAGGTCGCAGGTGACGAATGCGTTCGATTTTCTCATAACTCGGGCGCCCATCGTTGGCTGCCAGGGCATCCATAACAATCGCCCCGGCACCAAGCGCACAGCGCTGTGCACTTTCCGCACTCATCGATTTGACAACCCCGGCCACGACAATTTGTAGTCCACCACCAGCGCTGCTAGTTGAGATATAAATGTCGACTCCGGTACCATCCTTTGCCGGAGTAATAATGCGCTCGCCATCAAGGATCGTGCGGCCAGACAGTTCTTCCACTTCTTGGATCGCATTGAGAACACCGCGAGTTACATCTTCAAAAGGTGCTTCAACGGTCGTAGGCGCTTCACCGCGATGGGTCTGCCGATACTCGTCCCCAAGTTTCTCAATGAGAATAGCTTTGGTGGTCGTGCTACCACAATCAGTGGCCAGAATGACGCGTAGGTCTTGAGGAGTCATGCGGTGGTGAGGAAACGTCTACGTAGTGAGAATGAAGAACTGATCGCTTTCCGCCAAAATGCGAGTCCCGATCTTCGCCATATGTTGCGAGAGCTTACGCCATTGTTTTTCACTTGGTGGCGGGGCAATTTTTACAAGGTAACTATCCGTGCCATATTCTGCCCACGAAAGAATCTGACAGGCTTTGCTTCCCAGAGGATACGCCTTCTCAAGCTCGGCGAGATACTGGGCAAGCGCGTCACGCGTCTCTATGGGAAACTTTCTAAGTTGGCTTGCTTTTCGGGTCATATGGTTTTCCTATCCGACTCTCTACTGCAGCAAAAAAAGCCTCGGCTAGCGAAACTCCGATCTTTGCCGTTTGGCGATTTGTGGTTATCGGAGAATAATCTGCTCGATGTCGCCACTCAATGAGGGTCAAGGGGGTTCGCCCAATTGCTCCAGGGAAGACTTTACGGCGCATCACGAGACGCCGGTTAAATTCTGCTTGGGTTGCCTTATGGCTCCACTCTCCGCCTTGAGGTCGGAAATCAGTCAGATCGATCAATGCCGCAATGGCAGCCTGAAAGACTGCGTAATAGCAACGGCTGACACAAGAGTCGAACGCTGCATTGTCTAAGCATGTTCGGGCTCCTCTATAACTGCTTTTAGCTTTCTCCAAGTAATCTGTACTATTCATCTGCTAGTGGCAAGCAACATCTGCGTACTCGTGCTCTTCATCCTACCCGTTGCTGAATACAAAGTGTCAACTGATCAATGCCATCACGTCGTTCCAAAAGAATCGCCAGTCGTTCAGCGTCTGCTGGGTCAATGACAACGTCGAGAAACGGCTTGAGCCCATAGACAACTTGGCTACCAAGAAAGCTCAGTGGCCCCAGAGATTCAAGAAACAGTAAGGCCGGAGCTGCCATACCACGGTTCACAATCAGGCGTGCGATCTTTTCCAGCAGAGCAATGTCTTCTGGAGAGAAGTCCGATGCCGGCGGAGTGACAGCAAACGCGTGAGCACATTCTTGACGGAGCTTTATCCAGAAACCCACGCGCTTTGTATTTCAGATTCGTTTTCGCTGGGCAAGACCGCGAAGTTGTTCACCTCATCAGCCATG
The nucleotide sequence above comes from Deltaproteobacteria bacterium. Encoded proteins:
- a CDS encoding HEPN domain-containing protein; its protein translation is MNSTDYLEKAKSSYRGARTCLDNAAFDSCVSRCYYAVFQAAIAALIDLTDFRPQGGEWSHKATQAEFNRRLVMRRKVFPGAIGRTPLTLIEWRHRADYSPITTNRQTAKIGVSLAEAFFAAVESRIGKPYDPKSKPT